GGTGTTGTCGTCGAACACGTCCAGTCGGTTGCGGACGGACTCCTCGTTGTCGTCGTCGCGCTGGATGAGGTCGCCGCCACAGTCGTCACAGACACCGTCCTCTTCGGGCTGATTGAACTCGACGTGGTAGTTCGTTCCGCAGTCGTCACAGACCCGCCGGCCCGTGAGCCGGTCGACCAGCTCCTCTCGCGAGACATCGAGCGAGAGAATCACGTCGAGGTCGGTCATCCCTTCCAGCTCCTCGGCCTGTTCGAGATTGCGCGGGTAGCCGTCGAGTACGAACCCGTCGGCCTGGGACAGCGCTTCGTCGACGATAGCGTTGACCACCGCGTCCGGCACGAGGTCGCCCGCTTCCATGTATTCGCGGGGCGTGTCGTACTCGGTGTCCATGTCGCTGATGTCCATGTCCTTGTTCGCCCGGAGCGCGTCACCGGTCGTGATGTGTTCGACGCCGTACTCTTCGGCGAGGTTGGCGCTCTGGGTCCCTTTGCCGGCTCCCGGCGGCCCGAGAATCAGGATTCGCGGATTCGACATAGGAACGGTTTCCAAGGGGTCAGTTAAATGGTTGTCCAAATCCTGCCGTCGGGTCGTGCTGCCGCCACCCAAAGGTGTGTAGGCCCCGCTGACCAACCGACGGTATGCTCGAACCCGGAGCGCCAGCGCCCAAGGTCAGCACCCAGAACCAGTTCGGCGAACCCGTCTCGCCCGACTTCGAGGAGCCCACGGTCGTGTATTTTTACCCCGAGGACTTCACCGGCGGCTGTACCATCGAAGCCCGCGACTTCCAGGAACACCTCCCGCAGTTCCGCGAGGGCGGTATCACCGTCTACGGCGTCTCAATGGACGACGTGGCGACCCACGACGAGTTCGCCGAGGAGGAGGGCCTGCTGTACGACCTGCTGGCCGACCCCGACGGGGCCGTGGCCGAAGCGTTCGGCCTGGACACCAGTGGTGGCCGGACGGACCGCCGGACGTTCGTGCTGGCCGACGGCGAAGTGAAGTCCGTCTACGACCCAGCCCCCTCGAACCCCGAGGGCCACGCCGAGGAAGTGCTCCACGACGTTCGCAACGAGTACGTCCAGGGTGGATAGACGGCTGTAGCCTGTTTTGCCGCGACAGCATACCGACCACCAGTCTCAGAACACTTCAGCGCCGCCGCCGATTCGGGTCTGGTACACGCGGGCATCGACGCCGCAGTCGCCGAAGGCGTCGAGCATCGTGCTCGCGATTTTCCGCCGGTCTTCCTCGGCACAGGCGGCGATAACCGTCGGACCAGCCCCGGAGATGGTGACACCGGTCGCACCGGCCGTCAGCGCGGCCTCGCGGACCTGTTCGTAGCCGTCGATGAGTTTCGCGCGGGCCGGCGTCACCACGGTGTCGTGCATCCCCTGACCGACGAGTTCGGGGTCGTCGCGGTGCATCCCCGTCGTCAGCGACGCGGCGTTGCCGACCGTCTCTACCATCTGATCGACGCGGGCGGTCTCGGGGACGACGTTGCGCGCGTCCCGCGTGGAAACGACGATGTCGGGGAGACAGGCGACGAGGGGGATGTCGGCATCGACCTGCGTGACGCCCTTCTCGGTCGCGATGGTGAACCCGCCCATGATGGAGGGGGCCACGTTGTCGTCGTGGGCGTCCCCGGAGACGACGGCCTCGCCCTTGGCGGCGATTGGGACCAGTTCCTCGCGGGAGTAGCCGCGGTCGTACAGTTCGTTCAGCCCGACGGCCGCCGCGGCGGCGCTGGCCGCGGAGGAGCCCAGCCCCGATGCGGGACGGACCCCCTT
The genomic region above belongs to Haloarcula hispanica ATCC 33960 and contains:
- a CDS encoding peroxiredoxin gives rise to the protein MLEPGAPAPKVSTQNQFGEPVSPDFEEPTVVYFYPEDFTGGCTIEARDFQEHLPQFREGGITVYGVSMDDVATHDEFAEEEGLLYDLLADPDGAVAEAFGLDTSGGRTDRRTFVLADGEVKSVYDPAPSNPEGHAEEVLHDVRNEYVQGG
- a CDS encoding homoserine kinase, with product MLTVRAPATSANLGSGFDVFGVALERPADVVRLEKADRVTIEMTGAGSQYIPEDPDKNTVGAVAEALDAPARIQIDKGVRPASGLGSSAASAAAAAVGLNELYDRGYSREELVPIAAKGEAVVSGDAHDDNVAPSIMGGFTIATEKGVTQVDADIPLVACLPDIVVSTRDARNVVPETARVDQMVETVGNAASLTTGMHRDDPELVGQGMHDTVVTPARAKLIDGYEQVREAALTAGATGVTISGAGPTVIAACAEEDRRKIASTMLDAFGDCGVDARVYQTRIGGGAEVF
- a CDS encoding adenylate kinase produces the protein MSNPRILILGPPGAGKGTQSANLAEEYGVEHITTGDALRANKDMDISDMDTEYDTPREYMEAGDLVPDAVVNAIVDEALSQADGFVLDGYPRNLEQAEELEGMTDLDVILSLDVSREELVDRLTGRRVCDDCGTNYHVEFNQPEEDGVCDDCGGDLIQRDDDNEESVRNRLDVFDDNTAPVIDHYGDHDGFVAVDGEQTPDEVWNDIQDAVDAQTA